The segment CTGATTTTTTTGTTGCAATCAGGGCATATAATATAACTCATATTTTCTACTACACCAATAACCTTAATGTTCATTGTTTTAACCATATTCACTGCTTTTGCGACTATCATAGACACTAAATCCTGGGGTACAGACACCATTACAATTCCATTGATGGGAATGGACTGCATCACCGTCAGCGCAACATCTCCCGTTCCTGGAGGCATATCAATGACCAAATAGTCAAGGTCTCCCCAGAAAACATCCGTCCAGAATTGCTTTACTGTCCCTGCAATTAAAGGCCCTCGCCATATAACAGGCTGCTCCTCCTCTTCCATCAATAAGTTCAGCGACATTACCTTTATTCCATTTTCAGTTGCCACTGGTAAAATTCCCAGTTCATTTGACTGGACTTTCTTGTCTTTTACTTTAAGAAGCCTTGGAATACTCGGTCCAGTAATATCCGCATCCAGGATGCCTACGCTATACCCTTTTTTATTTAACTCTTCCGCAATAAGGGCAGATACCGTTGATTTCCCAACGCCCCCCTTTCCACTCATTACACCGATTATTTTCTTTACAAAGTTATAAGGATTGTTTTCTATCATGCATCCCTCTTTTGTTTTACAATCCTCTTTTGTAGGACAATTTTCACAGTTAGACACTTTAAACACTCCTTTTGTTTTTGTCATATGCCAATTACATTATACATCCATATTATGTTATTGTCAAATGCCATTTATTCATGAAAGTATTTATATGGATAATGTAAAATAGAAAACCTTACAGCAAATGAGGTATATATCCACATTTACTGTAAGGTTTATAAACAAATTGCTTTACCTTATATATATTCCTAAATTACATTTTAAATATTCATACATCTTTTTGGCCCATAGAGTCAAAAAATCTCTTGAGATTTTCAGGAATCTCATATTCCTTTTCTTTACTTTGTTTACCATTCCCTGACAATTCGTTGTTACTGTATATTTCTCTAAGTATTGCATCAATTATCATTGCTTTTGGAGGGACATTGTATTCTTTACCTTTGTACACCCATACCCGACAGGCCACTTCATCTCCACATAAATCACCACACGATTCACAAAGAGATTCTTTTATTTCCAGTTGTATATCCTTTCCATTAATACGGATAGTAGGTGAACTCTCAAACCGGTACTGTATGGCCTTTTCCTTACTATCAATATGAATTTTATTTACAACAACTTCGGCGCCTGTTAATTCAAGCACTTTAGCATCATCCGCAATTGCTTCTTCAAGACTGTCCTCCGTACCCTGGCATCTCGTACATATGCTTAAATCCAAATACATAAAATCAATCACAATTTTCCTCTTTTCAGTACTATGAATTTCATCTTCACACCCGCAAATTGTACTACAGCAGGTGTTATTCCTTTGAGTTTCACAACATCCCATAATAAAACCTCCATCATAAAATTTAACTTCACTTTTATAGACGGAGGTTTTTTAAAAAGGACGCAAAATACATATATGTTTCAGCAATATTTACAACTATTTTCTTTATGCTGATATTCAACAATATTCCCATACACATCGAATTGAAACTTACAGCACTCAAAAAACTTCTCTTTTAACAGATTTCTCCCACGCTGAACTCTCGATTTAGCCCCTGATATTGACATACCAAGTTTTTGAGCCAGTTCTTTTTGTGTCAAACCACCTAATTCTGTTAGCATGATAGCCTGCTTATATTTATCTGGAAGGCTGTCAATCATATTTTTCAGGCATAAAACCAATCCATTTATTATTTCTTCTTCATCATTATCGGTTTTTATCTCATCAGCCAAATCCGAAAATTCAGCAGTATCTCTTTTTTTTCTGTAATAATCGACAATCAAATTTCTTGTTATTCGGTACACCCATGCATATATTCTGTCATTATCCTTTACCTGGTTTATATTAGAATATATTTTTAAAAATACATCCTGAAGGATATCTTCCGCATCTTGCTCATTTGCCACCTTTTTGCTGATAAAGATTCTTAAGTTGGAACTTAACTCTTTCCATAAATCAATAATATCATCCTTAATGGTTCAATACCCCCTTTAAGACGCAGTTTAAGGTTGATATACCTTACAAGTAAGACTTTCGTTAATGTTAAACAATGTGATTTACAAATACTTTTTAATATCTTCTACTGACGGAACCCTCCCCATCACTTTTACCTGTTCGTCCACTACAAGCGCAGGTGTTTTCATAACACCATAGGCCATAATGTCCTTGAAATCCTGCACTTTTTCAATAGTGGCTTCAATTCCCAGTTCTTTTACAGCCTCTCTGACATTAGCCTCTAATTTTTTACAATTGGCACATCCTGAACCTAAAACTTTAATTACCATAGTAAAATCCTCCTTCATCAATTGATATTTTTATTCCATTATTATTGCCATACCACAACATTCTATAGCGCAGGTTCCACACCCTGTACATTTTGCATGGTCAATTTCAATTCTGCCACCTAAAGGCTCATCATCATCCTCGACATAACTCACTGCATGATTAGGACATGCAATTATCGCTTTGCAGATATTTGCATGTGCAGGACATTTCTCCTTTAAAATAACTGGCATTACACCTTCCGCCTCCCCCGAAATTTAGCAACTGCAGCATCCGCAACTGCAATTCCCCTTTTCACCTGTGTCGCCAACGTACT is part of the Clostridiaceae bacterium genome and harbors:
- a CDS encoding DUF2703 domain-containing protein translates to MCGCEDEIHSTEKRKIVIDFMYLDLSICTRCQGTEDSLEEAIADDAKVLELTGAEVVVNKIHIDSKEKAIQYRFESSPTIRINGKDIQLEIKESLCESCGDLCGDEVACRVWVYKGKEYNVPPKAMIIDAILREIYSNNELSGNGKQSKEKEYEIPENLKRFFDSMGQKDV
- the sigZ gene encoding RNA polymerase sigma factor SigZ — its product is MIDLWKELSSNLRIFISKKVANEQDAEDILQDVFLKIYSNINQVKDNDRIYAWVYRITRNLIVDYYRKKRDTAEFSDLADEIKTDNDEEEIINGLVLCLKNMIDSLPDKYKQAIMLTELGGLTQKELAQKLGMSISGAKSRVQRGRNLLKEKFFECCKFQFDVYGNIVEYQHKENSCKYC
- a CDS encoding Mrp/NBP35 family ATP-binding protein — its product is MSNCENCPTKEDCKTKEGCMIENNPYNFVKKIIGVMSGKGGVGKSTVSALIAEELNKKGYSVGILDADITGPSIPRLLKVKDKKVQSNELGILPVATENGIKVMSLNLLMEEEEQPVIWRGPLIAGTVKQFWTDVFWGDLDYLVIDMPPGTGDVALTVMQSIPINGIVMVSVPQDLVSMIVAKAVNMVKTMNIKVIGVVENMSYIICPDCNKKIRIFGSENTEEFLSKLDLKLLGELPMCSDIANLSEKDKTIQNASLD
- a CDS encoding thioredoxin family protein, which encodes MVIKVLGSGCANCKKLEANVREAVKELGIEATIEKVQDFKDIMAYGVMKTPALVVDEQVKVMGRVPSVEDIKKYL